GGGACCTGCTCTTCGCCCGGCTGCTCCAGTACAAGGCGTACAAGGAAGCGGCGGCGCACATCGCCGAGCTGGAGGCCGTCGGCGGCCGGCGGTATCCGCGGGCGGTCAGCCTCGAACCCCGGTACGCCGAAGCGCTGCCCGACCTGGTGCTCGGCATCGGCCCCCAACGGCTGCTGAAGCTGGCCGTGAAGGCGATGACCCCGAAGCCGGTGCCGGAGGTCTCCATCGCCCACGTGCACATGGTCCGGGTCAGTGTCCGAGAACACGCGGCGATCATCAGCGCCCGGCTGCGCCGGGCCGGCACGGCCACGTTCTCCCTGCTCTGCGCCGACTGCGAGGCGACCCTGGAGGTGGTGGCGCGTTTCCTCGCGCTGCTGGAGCTGTATCGGGAGGGCCTGGTGTCGTTCGTGCAGGAGCAGGCCCTGGAGGAGTTGACCGTGCGCTGGACGGGCCCGGTCGACGGCGACACCGAGCTGCACGTCGACGAGTACGCCGGCACCCCGGCCGACGAGGAGCCCGCCGGCGAGGCCGAGCCGGTGGTGGTTGAGCCTTTGGTGGTTGAGCCGGTGGTGGTCGAGGCTTTGGTGGCTGAGGACGCGGGCGGCGTGTCGGTGGGGGAGGCCGGGGGATCGGGCGGGATGGGAACGACGGAGGGTGCTGGGGATGAGTGACGAGGAACGCCGGGACTCCGGGGATTCCCTGGCCGATCAGGCCGCCGCCTGGATCCCCCCGTGGGAACGCCCCCGCCCTCCCGCTTCCACCGCCGCTTCCACCGCCTCTTCCACCGCCGCTGAAGCCAACGACGACAGTGGCGTCGACGTGCCGCTGGACGCGTCCGGCACCGCCGCGCCCGCTACCGGCGCGCCCGTCGTTGGGGCAGATCGTGGGGGGAAACCGTCCCTCCCGGGGCCGGAATCGTTGGACGAGCCGGGTGAGCCGACTGAAGCGGTCGAGGCGGACGAGCTTGTTGAGCCCGGCGGTGCGGGTGGGGACCCGGCCGGCAGCGCTGCGGACGCGGCGGACGCGGGCGCTCAAGCCGTACCCCGTCGGCAGCCGGCGGCCCGGCGGCGGGCGCCCGTTGTGCCGGAGCCCGCGCCCGAGCTCTCCGACGCCGAGTTGCGCGGCGCCCTGGAGGCGATCCTGCTGGTGGTCGACGAGCCGGTCAGCGAGTTGGTTCTGGCTCAGGTGCTGGAGCAGCCAGCCGAACGGGTCGGGCCGATGCTCGACGAGATCGCCGCCGGCTACACCTCGGCCGGGCACGGGTTCGAGTTGCGCCGGGCGGCCGGCGGGTGGCGGCTGTACACCCGGCCGGAATACGCTACGTACGTTGAGCGGTTCGTGTTGGACGGGCAGTCCGTACGGCTGACCCAGGCGGCGTTGGAGACGCTCGCCGTGGTCGCCTACAAGCAGCCGGTGACCCGTTCGCGAATCTCAGCCATCCGGGGTGTGAACTGCGACGGGGTCATCCGTACGCTGGTCACCCGCGGCCTCGTCGAGGAGTGCGGCACCGAAACGGACAGCGGGGCGTTCCTGTACAAGACCACCACGCTGTTCCTGGAGAAGCTCGGGCTGAACACCGTTGACGAGCTGCCGCCCCTCGCACCCTTCCTGCCCGACGACGTAGAAGAGCTTGCTGATGCGACCCGATAACCGTTCCCCCAAACCCGACGCCCCTGTCTTCGAGGGGGCTGAGCGCCTGCAGAAGGTGCTCGCCGCCGCCGGCGTGGGTTCCCGGCGTGCCTGCGAGGACCTGATCTTCCGCCGCCGGGTCACCGTGGACGGGCGGGTCGCCAAGCTCGGCGACAAGGTCGACCCGGCCACCGCCGTGATCCACGTGGACGGCGAGCGCCTCCAGGTCGACGTCCGCCTGGTCTACGTGGCGATGAACAAGCCGCGCGGGGTGGTCACCACCATGGCGGACGAAAAGGGACGCAACGAGCTGTCCGACTTCATCGGCGCCCGGCTGGAGCAGCGGGTCTACCACGTCGGGCGGCTCGACGCGGACAGCGAGGGCCTGCTGCTGCTCACCAACGACGGCACCCTCGCGCACAAGCTCATGCACCCCTCGTACCAGGTGCTGAAGACCTACCTCGCCGAGGTGGTCGGGCCGATCCCGCGCAACCTGAGCAAGCGGCTGTTGGCAGGGGTCGAGCTGGAGGACGGGCCGGTCAAGGTCGACTCGTTCAAGGTGGTGGACACTCTGGGCAAATCCGCCCAGGTGGAGCTGAGCCTGCACGAGGGCCGCAAGCACATCGTCCGGCGGCTGATGGAGGAGGTCGGCCACCCGGTCACCCGGCTGGTGCGTACCTCGATCGGCCCGATCCGGCTGGGTGACCTGCGCACCGGGCGGATCCGGCGGTTGACCAACGCCGAGGTCGCCGCCCTGTTCAACGCCGTGGGTGACTGACCCCCGGGTTCGGGGTACGGCAGCCGGTAGGCTCCGTAACGGCCGAGACGCGGCCGCTGGAGGTGGCGTGGGTCGCCTCCGGCGGAGTCGCGCGCGGGTCCGCCAGAGGACCCGGGCATGATTGATGACGATGGACAACCGCTTGCGGCGCCAGATCACCGGGCGATCCGTGAGGTACGGGCTGAGGAGGACACGGTGGAGGAAAACGTACGGGCCGGGCGATGTGTGGTCGCTGTGGACGGGCCGTCCGGTTCGGGTAAGTCCACCGTGTCGCGGCGACTCGCCGTCGGCATCGGTGCCCGCTACCTGGACACCGGGGCGATGTACCGGGCGATCACGTGGGCCGTGCTGCGCTCCGGCGTGGATCTCACCGACGCCGCGGCGGTGGCCAAGGTCGCCGGCGAGGTCAACCTGCGCATCGGCACCCACCCGCAGGGGTACGCCGTGACGATCGACGAGGTCGGCGTGGACGCCGACATCCGGGGCCCGGAGGTGACCGGAGCGGTCTCCGCCGTCGCCGCGCTTCCCGCGGTCCGCGAACTGCTGGTCGCCCGCCAACGCGAGATGATCGCCAACGCTGGTCGGATGGTGGTCGAGGGTCGTGACATCGGCTCGGTCGTGGCACCGGACGCCGACCTGAAGGTCTTCCTGACCGCCTCCGAGGCGGCCCGTGCCGCCCGGCGCAGCGCCGAGGACGCCGCCGATATGGCGGCCACCGCCGCTGACCTGGCGCGGCGGGACCGTCTCGACTCGACCCGCAAGGTCAACCCGCTGGCGCAGGCGCCCGACGCGGTGGTGCTGGACACCACTGAGCTGGGCATCGACGAGGTCGTGGCGCGGCTGCGCGACCTGCTCACCGAGCGGGGTGTCGCATGAGTAGCGAAGGTGCGGGGTGGATCGAGCTGCGTGAGCCCGACATCGCCATCGAGGAGCCGACCGGCCCGCAGCCGGTGGTGGCCGTGGTCGGCCGCCCCAACGTGGGCAAGTCCACACTGGTCAACCGGATCATCGGCCGCCGGCAGGCGGTCGTCGAGGACGTACCCGGTGTGACCCGCGACCGGGTGCCATACGACGCGCAGTGGAACGGCCGGTCGTTCACCGTGGTGGACACCGGCGGCTGGGAGCCGGACGCCAAGGACCGGGCCGCGGCCATCGCCGCGCAGGCCGAGACGGCGGTCGTCACCGCCGACGTGGTTCTCTTCGTGGTCGACGCGATGGTCGGCTCCACCGACGTGGACGAAGCCGCGGTGAAGATGCTGCGGCGCAGCGCCAAGCCGGTGATCCTGGTGGCCAACAAGGCCGACAACACCGCCATCGAGATGGAAGCGACCTCGCTCTGGTCGCTCGGCCTCGGGGAACCGTTCCCGGTCTCCGCGCTGCACGGGCGGGGCTCCGGCGACCTGCTGGACGCCATCCTCGCCGGGCTGCCGGAAGCGCCGGCGATCGTAGAGAACCGGCCGCGCGGACCGCGCCGGGTGGCGCTGGTCGGGCGGCCCAACGTGGGCAAGTCCAGCCTGCTCAACCGGTTCTCCGGTGAGGAGCGGGCGGTCGTCGACTCGGTGGCCGGCACCACTGTGGACCCCGTGGACAGCCTGGTCGAGATCGGCGGTCAGACCTGGCAGTTGGTGGACACGGCCGGGTTGCGCAAGCGCGTCGGTAAGGCCAGCGGCACCGAGTACTACGCCAGCCTGCGTACCGCCGGCGCCATCGAGGCCGCCGAGGTGGCCGTGGTGCTGCTGGACTCCAGCGAGCCGATCAGCGAGCAGGACCAGCGGATCCTGTCGATGGTGACCGAGTCGGGCCGGGCGCTGGTCATCGCGTTCAACAAGTGGGACCTGGTCGACGCCGACCGTCGGTACTACCTGGACAAGGAGATCGACCGGGAGTTGCGC
The window above is part of the Micromonospora sp. LH3U1 genome. Proteins encoded here:
- the cmk gene encoding (d)CMP kinase, producing MEENVRAGRCVVAVDGPSGSGKSTVSRRLAVGIGARYLDTGAMYRAITWAVLRSGVDLTDAAAVAKVAGEVNLRIGTHPQGYAVTIDEVGVDADIRGPEVTGAVSAVAALPAVRELLVARQREMIANAGRMVVEGRDIGSVVAPDADLKVFLTASEAARAARRSAEDAADMAATAADLARRDRLDSTRKVNPLAQAPDAVVLDTTELGIDEVVARLRDLLTERGVA
- the der gene encoding ribosome biogenesis GTPase Der, producing the protein MSSEGAGWIELREPDIAIEEPTGPQPVVAVVGRPNVGKSTLVNRIIGRRQAVVEDVPGVTRDRVPYDAQWNGRSFTVVDTGGWEPDAKDRAAAIAAQAETAVVTADVVLFVVDAMVGSTDVDEAAVKMLRRSAKPVILVANKADNTAIEMEATSLWSLGLGEPFPVSALHGRGSGDLLDAILAGLPEAPAIVENRPRGPRRVALVGRPNVGKSSLLNRFSGEERAVVDSVAGTTVDPVDSLVEIGGQTWQLVDTAGLRKRVGKASGTEYYASLRTAGAIEAAEVAVVLLDSSEPISEQDQRILSMVTESGRALVIAFNKWDLVDADRRYYLDKEIDRELRRIPWAIRLNLSAMTGRAVDKLAPALNKALASWETRVPTAHLNQWLTALVQATPHPVRGGRAPRILFATQAGVAPPRFVLFTTGPLDAGYQRFVERKLREEFGYEGSPIEISVRPRKKLGPGGRGKAHG
- a CDS encoding pseudouridine synthase, whose amino-acid sequence is MRPDNRSPKPDAPVFEGAERLQKVLAAAGVGSRRACEDLIFRRRVTVDGRVAKLGDKVDPATAVIHVDGERLQVDVRLVYVAMNKPRGVVTTMADEKGRNELSDFIGARLEQRVYHVGRLDADSEGLLLLTNDGTLAHKLMHPSYQVLKTYLAEVVGPIPRNLSKRLLAGVELEDGPVKVDSFKVVDTLGKSAQVELSLHEGRKHIVRRLMEEVGHPVTRLVRTSIGPIRLGDLRTGRIRRLTNAEVAALFNAVGD
- the scpB gene encoding SMC-Scp complex subunit ScpB — its product is MSDEERRDSGDSLADQAAAWIPPWERPRPPASTAASTASSTAAEANDDSGVDVPLDASGTAAPATGAPVVGADRGGKPSLPGPESLDEPGEPTEAVEADELVEPGGAGGDPAGSAADAADAGAQAVPRRQPAARRRAPVVPEPAPELSDAELRGALEAILLVVDEPVSELVLAQVLEQPAERVGPMLDEIAAGYTSAGHGFELRRAAGGWRLYTRPEYATYVERFVLDGQSVRLTQAALETLAVVAYKQPVTRSRISAIRGVNCDGVIRTLVTRGLVEECGTETDSGAFLYKTTTLFLEKLGLNTVDELPPLAPFLPDDVEELADATR
- a CDS encoding segregation and condensation protein A, with product MTAPPLDPPQAAAPAVVDGVPPADSAATGFTVRLANFTGPFDLLLQLIGKHKLDVTEVALHTVTDEFIAYIRAMGDNWDLDEASEFLLIAATLLDLKAARLLPSAEVEDEADLALLEARDLLFARLLQYKAYKEAAAHIAELEAVGGRRYPRAVSLEPRYAEALPDLVLGIGPQRLLKLAVKAMTPKPVPEVSIAHVHMVRVSVREHAAIISARLRRAGTATFSLLCADCEATLEVVARFLALLELYREGLVSFVQEQALEELTVRWTGPVDGDTELHVDEYAGTPADEEPAGEAEPVVVEPLVVEPVVVEALVAEDAGGVSVGEAGGSGGMGTTEGAGDE